A stretch of the Thermithiobacillus plumbiphilus genome encodes the following:
- a CDS encoding type 4a pilus biogenesis protein PilO, translating to MTFDELRTLKPEDFFRWPLQARLIISGIFVTILGLLFYFFFLQPLNEQLNALREEEQTLKTQLRNKQRLAANLPQYQAQLGEIQRRFDLMVRQLPSRAEIPSLLDDVTVAGRSRGLDFQLFQPLPEQIRDYDAEVPVKITVQGAYDAMGNFAAAVAALPRIVTLHDINLLRAEGQPAAGASAKPASKAPLRLEARLQTYRYLDEAELNAKAKAEEVKK from the coding sequence ATGACCTTCGATGAGCTGCGCACACTCAAGCCCGAGGACTTCTTCCGCTGGCCCCTGCAGGCCCGGCTGATCATCTCCGGCATATTCGTCACCATTCTGGGGCTGCTGTTCTACTTCTTTTTCCTGCAGCCGCTCAATGAGCAGCTCAACGCCCTGCGCGAGGAAGAGCAAACCCTGAAAACCCAGCTTCGCAACAAGCAGCGCCTGGCGGCCAATCTCCCGCAATACCAGGCACAGCTTGGCGAGATCCAGCGCCGTTTCGATCTCATGGTGCGCCAGTTGCCCAGTCGCGCCGAGATCCCTTCGCTGCTCGATGACGTCACGGTCGCCGGGCGCAGCCGGGGCCTGGATTTCCAACTCTTTCAGCCCCTGCCAGAGCAGATCCGAGACTATGACGCCGAAGTGCCGGTCAAGATCACCGTACAGGGTGCTTATGACGCCATGGGCAATTTCGCGGCCGCCGTCGCCGCCCTGCCCCGCATCGTGACCTTGCACGACATCAATCTCCTGCGGGCAGAAGGTCAGCCCGCCGCTGGTGCAAGCGCCAAGCCTGCGAGCAAGGCGCCGCTGCGCCTGGAGGCCCGCCTGCAGACCTACCGCTATCTGGACGAGGCGGAGCTGAATGCCAAGGCCAAGGCGGAGGAGGTGAAGAAATGA
- a CDS encoding PilN domain-containing protein: MIRINLLPYREAQRKAAQRRNAIGAAIGAALVGLMFYGIHGAFEERIEHQQARVDYLKQEVALVDAKIKTISELKEKRETMLERLRVVEELQKDRSQMVRVFNEVSTLMPSGIFLTHLQQNPQGFLLEGYAESNGQVSELMRRLEASPVFANPRLEIISKTELAGLPVGQFKMLVGLRAGEQETSKLQQVAMNGGAQK; encoded by the coding sequence ATGATCCGGATCAATCTGCTGCCCTATCGCGAGGCGCAGCGCAAGGCGGCCCAGCGGCGCAATGCCATTGGCGCCGCAATTGGTGCCGCCCTGGTCGGGCTGATGTTCTATGGCATTCATGGCGCCTTCGAAGAACGCATCGAGCACCAGCAGGCGCGGGTGGATTACCTCAAGCAGGAAGTCGCCCTGGTCGATGCAAAGATCAAGACCATTTCCGAGCTCAAGGAAAAGCGCGAGACCATGCTGGAGCGCCTGCGCGTGGTCGAGGAACTGCAGAAGGATCGCAGCCAGATGGTGCGCGTTTTCAATGAGGTCAGCACGCTGATGCCTTCCGGAATCTTTCTCACCCACCTGCAACAGAATCCCCAGGGTTTTCTCCTGGAGGGCTACGCGGAATCCAACGGCCAGGTCTCGGAGCTGATGCGGCGGCTGGAAGCGTCTCCGGTGTTTGCCAATCCGAGATTGGAGATCATTTCCAAGACGGAACTGGCGGGCCTGCCCGTCGGGCAGTTCAAGATGCTGGTCGGCCTGCGCGCTGGCGAGCAGGAGACATCGAAGCTGCAGCAGGTCGCGATGAACGGAGGGGCTCAAAAATGA
- the pilM gene encoding type IV pilus assembly protein PilM: protein MFAFAPPPVVGLDISSSSVKLVELSRQKNRYRVERFGIEPLHQSELKTGALPDMKTIALAVSTLHKRSQSRSRLAITALSSADAIIKIITLPAGMSEEDLEVQLQLEGGQYIPFSMDAVSFDFAVLGPDETRSGYDQILLVASKREAVEDRVAALALANLDTKVVDVEPFALLAVHEYLATQPGSPAPGQTVALIDIGASTTKVHVFQQGQPVYNRDHGFGGDRLTEDIMRRYGLDHADAGRMKRRGGLPADYEREVLYPFVNNLALDILRSLEFFQSSMPSIHIDKAVLFGGCALTPGLLEALRNRSPLRVSIADPFAGMDLAPGVDANLLRAESASLGLACGLAMRRFA from the coding sequence TTGTTCGCCTTTGCTCCGCCACCCGTTGTGGGACTGGATATCAGTTCATCCTCCGTCAAGCTCGTCGAGTTGAGCCGGCAGAAAAATCGTTATCGTGTCGAACGATTCGGCATCGAGCCGCTGCATCAAAGCGAGCTGAAGACGGGGGCGCTGCCCGACATGAAGACCATTGCCCTGGCTGTAAGCACGCTGCACAAGCGCAGCCAGAGCCGTTCACGCCTGGCAATCACGGCGCTGTCCAGTGCCGATGCCATCATTAAGATCATCACCCTGCCGGCCGGCATGAGCGAGGAGGACCTCGAGGTTCAGCTCCAGCTCGAAGGCGGCCAGTACATCCCCTTCAGCATGGACGCGGTCAGCTTCGATTTCGCGGTGCTTGGTCCGGACGAAACCCGGTCCGGTTACGACCAGATCCTGCTGGTCGCCAGCAAGCGCGAGGCGGTCGAGGACCGCGTGGCGGCGCTGGCCCTGGCCAATCTCGATACCAAAGTGGTGGATGTCGAGCCCTTTGCCCTGCTCGCCGTCCATGAATACCTGGCGACCCAGCCGGGCAGCCCGGCGCCGGGCCAGACCGTGGCACTGATCGATATCGGCGCCAGCACCACCAAGGTCCATGTCTTCCAGCAGGGCCAGCCGGTATACAACCGCGATCATGGCTTTGGTGGCGACCGGCTGACCGAGGACATCATGCGCCGCTATGGACTCGATCATGCCGATGCCGGACGGATGAAGCGCCGCGGTGGCCTGCCCGCGGACTACGAACGTGAGGTGCTGTATCCCTTCGTCAACAATCTCGCCCTGGACATCCTGCGCTCGCTCGAATTCTTTCAGTCCAGCATGCCCAGCATTCACATCGACAAGGCCGTGCTGTTCGGCGGCTGCGCGCTCACTCCCGGGCTTCTGGAAGCACTGCGCAACCGCAGCCCGCTGCGCGTCAGCATCGCCGACCCATTCGCCGGCATGGATCTCGCCCCGGGTGTGGATGCCAATCTGCTGCGGGCGGAGAGTGCATCACTGGGCCTGGCCTGCGGGCTTGCCATGCGGAGGTTTGCCTGA